The Verrucomicrobiia bacterium sequence GTCATGGCGGTGGTGTAATTGTCGAGAATCACCACGACATGGCCGGTGGGCGGGCGGTTGTAGGCCATGTCCACCACGCCCGTGATGCCGCTGTGCACGAAGGTGCTGTCCCCGATGACACTGATCACGCGCCGGGCCTGCTCGGGCGGCAGCACTTTACGCAAGCCCAGCCCCACGGTGATGGCCGCTCCCATGCAAACGCAGGTGTCCATGGCTTCAAAGGGCGAGAGCACGCCGAGGGTGTAGCAGCCGATGTCGCCTGCCACGATTAAATCCATCTTGCGAATCACCTGAAAGACCAGGCGGTAGGGACAGGCATCGCAAAGTTGCGGCGGCTTGCCGGGGGGCTTGGGAGGCTCCGGTGAGGTGTCCCCCGCCAAGATGCGCCGGACGCGAGCCACATTCAGCTCGCCGAAGCGGTACATTTCGGGCTTGCCCTCCACCGGCACGCCGGCGGCGCGCAGGGCATCCACGAGATAGGGGTCGCCCTCCTCCACCACCAGGCACCGCTTGACCGAGCGCGCAAAGGCGGCAATGCGCTGCATCGGCAGGGGGTAGGTGGTGGACAGTTTCAAAAAGGATGCACCGGGCGCCGCCTCGCGGGCATGCATGTAACTAATGCCGGAGGTGATGATGCCCAAATCGGGGCTGGCTTTGATTTCGTAGTTCAACGGGCTGCTTTCAAAGTGCTGCTCGATTTCCTTGAGCCTGGCCCGCAGGCGCACATGGGCGGGGCGCGCATAGGCCGGGATCATCACGCGGCTTTTAATGTCGCGCACGAATTGCGGTTGGGAGGGCGGCACCGGCGGCCGCGGCGTCACGGGCGTCTTGCTGTGGCACACGCGCGTGGTGACGCGCAGCAGGACCGGGGTATGAAAACGTTCCGAGAGCTCATACGCCGCGCGCGTAAAATCGTAGGCCTCCTGCGAGTCGCTGGGTTCCAACATGGGCACGCCGGCGGCCACGGCATAATGCCGGTTGTCCTGCTCATTCTGGCTGGAGGCCATGCCGGGATCATCGGCGGAAATGATGACCAGCCCGCC is a genomic window containing:
- a CDS encoding thiamine pyrophosphate-dependent enzyme, producing MNNAQRLLLSGDEAIALGALHCGVQLGAGYPGTPSTEILEYFSELGGNAQWSPNEKVALEVAIGAAFGGGRALATMKHVGLNVAADPLFTAAYTGVTGGLVIISADDPGMASSQNEQDNRHYAVAAGVPMLEPSDSQEAYDFTRAAYELSERFHTPVLLRVTTRVCHSKTPVTPRPPVPPSQPQFVRDIKSRVMIPAYARPAHVRLRARLKEIEQHFESSPLNYEIKASPDLGIITSGISYMHAREAAPGASFLKLSTTYPLPMQRIAAFARSVKRCLVVEEGDPYLVDALRAAGVPVEGKPEMYRFGELNVARVRRILAGDTSPEPPKPPGKPPQLCDACPYRLVFQVIRKMDLIVAGDIGCYTLGVLSPFEAMDTCVCMGAAITVGLGLRKVLPPEQARRVISVIGDSTFVHSGITGVVDMAYNRPPTGHVVVILDNYTTAMTGRQEHPGTGRLLNHEPARKLVIEDICRASGVDRVHVVEPRAGSDEFETLLRDCLDSGQTAVIVARRPCILLLKDLKKFETLNQPQSQPQAACECSCNL